One Tripterygium wilfordii isolate XIE 37 chromosome 10, ASM1340144v1, whole genome shotgun sequence DNA segment encodes these proteins:
- the LOC120007763 gene encoding protein CHUP1, chloroplastic: MATREKKDINPLLVKFGIAFALSFAGFLYSRFITKKVKPSLPPPSPRTSDPRREVNSVGRAHCRDDHHNLNKMPNSFSDVPVSAEIHEETYMPRIAVESSTVGISPNSGHSVDKDGFLLPEFDDLVKEYDFSATTASFSPRKDVDTPRSYVQTPRAFRTAEKDDYEQEIRQLQSMVRMLQERERSLEVQLLEYYGLREQETAMMELKNRVHISNMESKLFTLKVESLQADNRRLQAQVADHAKVVSELDAARVKIKMLKKKLRSEAEQNKEQILALKKRVDRLPDQDLKAAASDQDIQLKLQRLKGLETDAEQLRKSNLKLQQENSDLAHRLESTQILANSVLEDPETEELRKAIIHFGQENEERTREIEQLQADRCSDVEELVYLKWINACLRYELRNYQPPSGKTAARDLSKTLSPKSEEKAKQLILEYAKTEGAREKGIDLLDFDSDQWSSSQASYLTDSGEHDDSSVDHSSDIKTTSSIKHKYISKLRRLLLGKDEHHHHRRTLSADKVVYHEDNVSRLSSSVTSAGTDAAAEMQFTKSRTPSQSSSRKSMDFHRLTVMNADNIKHMSIQRNSDVGSCGSSSVRWGRGSCDSIEENQLDRRSDCTEKSDLLKFAEALKTSHSRTGTVHKKSLSYSFG; this comes from the exons ATGGcaacaagagagaaaaaagacatAAACCCTCTTTTAGTGAAATTTGGAATAGCTTTTGCTCTTTCTTTTGCTGGATTTCTCTATAGTCGCTTTATAACCAAGAAAGTCAAACCCTCCTTGCCTCCTCCCTCGCCGCGCACATCAG ATCCTCGCAGGGAAGTCAATTCGGTCGGAAGAGCTCACTGTAGAGATGATCATCATAACTTGAATAAAATGCCCAACTCCTTCAGTGATGTTCCAGTTTCAGCTGAAATACAT GAAGAGACATACATGCCGAGGATTGCTGTTGAAAGTTCTACAGTTGGTATTTCTCCAAATAGTGGACACAGTGTAGATAAAGACGGGTTCCTCTTGCCTGAGTTTGATGATCTTGTCAAGGAATACGACTTTTCTGCCACAACAGCTTCATTTTCACCAAGAAAAGATGTAGACACACCTAGGTCATATGTACAAACTCCCAGAGCATTTAGAACCGCAGAAAAGGATGATTATGAGCAGGAGATCAGACAACTACAGAGCATGGTTAGAATGCTTCAAGAAAGGGAGAGGAGTCTGGAGGTGCAGTTGCTTGAGTATTATGGTCTTAGAGAGCAAGAAACAGCCATGATGGAGCTCAAAAACCGAGTGCACATAAGCAATATGGAGtccaagcttttcacgttaaaGGTTGAGTCCTTACAGGCAGATAATCGAAGACTACAGGCACAAGTGGCTGATCATGCGAAAGTTGTGTCTGAACTTGATGCTGCAAGAGTGAAAATTAAGATGCTTAAAAAGAAACTAAGGTCTGAAGCTGAACAGAATAAGGAACAGATATTGGCCCTTAAGAAGAGGGTTGATAGGTTGCCGGACCAAGATCTTAAGGCTGCTGCTAGTGATCAGGATATACAATTGAAGTTGCAAAGGCTAAAGGGTTTGGAAACTGATGCAGAACAGTTGAGGAAATCAAATTTAAAACTGCAGCAGGAAAATTCTGATTTGGCACATCGGTTAGAGTCCACGCAAATCCTTGCAAACTCTGTTTTGGAAGATCCAGAG ACAGAAGAGTTGAGGAAAGCTATCATTCATTTTggacaagaaaatgaagagCGCACCAGGGAAATTGAGCAACTACAAGCAGATCGATGCTCAGATGTTGAAGAACTAGTCTATCTCAAGTGGATTAATGCTTGCTTGCGATATGAGTTGCGGAATTATCAACCCCCTTCTGGAAAAACCGCAGCAAGAGACCTAAGCAAAACATTGAGCCCCAAGTCTGAGGAGAAGGCCAAGCAACTAATACTTGAATATGCAAAAACTGAAGGGGCAAGGGAAAAGGGAATTGACTTACTGGATTTTGATTCCGACCAGTGGTCATCATCCCAAGCTTCCTATCTAACAGACTCTGGAGAGCATGATGATTCTTCTGTTGATCATTCTTCCGATATCAAAACTACATCTTCAATCAAGCATAAGTACATTAGTAAGCTTCGAAGACTTTTGCTGGGTAAAGACGAACATCACCATCATCGCCGTACTTTGTCTGCTGACAAAGTTGTATACCATGAAGACAATGTTTCTCGTCTTTCCAGTTCTGTTACTTCAGCAGGAACCGATGCTGCGGCAGAAATGCAATTTACCAAATCAAGAACTCCATCTCAGAGTTCATCGAGAAAATCCATGGATTTTCACAGGTTGACTGTCATGAATGCAGATAATATTAAGCATATGAGTATTCAAAGAAACAGTGATGTTGGGTCTTGTGGATCCAGCAGTGTAAGGTGGGGTAGAGGTTCTTGTGATTCTATAGAGGAAAATCAACTTGACCGGAGGTCAGATTGCACTGAGAAATCTGATTTGTTAAAGTTTGCTGAAGCTTTGAAGACCTCTCATAGTCGAACAGGAACGGTACACAAAAAATCATTATCATATAGTTTTGGTTGA